In Streptomyces thermolilacinus SPC6, a single genomic region encodes these proteins:
- a CDS encoding sigma-70 family RNA polymerase sigma factor, whose protein sequence is MPTHLSGVRDRAAVTDDDQITDWALAAARGDATATEDFIAATHPHVWRFITRACGDVHSADDLTQETYLRALRSLPRFAARCHARTWLLSIARRVVVDRYRSNAARPRLADTADWQAAAERTQQTGLPGFDEGVALLDLLESLDTARRESFILTQVKGLSYEEAASIAGCPIGTVRSRVSRARQNLTHLLKSAEDAA, encoded by the coding sequence ATGCCCACCCACCTCAGTGGTGTACGCGACCGTGCCGCCGTCACCGACGACGACCAGATCACCGACTGGGCCCTGGCCGCCGCCCGCGGCGACGCGACGGCGACGGAGGACTTCATCGCCGCGACCCACCCGCACGTCTGGCGGTTCATCACCCGCGCCTGCGGGGACGTCCACAGCGCCGACGACCTCACCCAGGAGACGTACCTGCGGGCGCTGCGCAGCCTGCCCCGGTTCGCGGCGCGCTGCCACGCCCGGACCTGGCTGCTCTCGATCGCCCGCCGGGTCGTCGTGGACCGCTACCGGTCGAACGCCGCCCGGCCCCGCCTCGCCGACACGGCCGACTGGCAGGCGGCCGCCGAGCGCACCCAGCAGACCGGGCTGCCCGGCTTCGACGAGGGCGTGGCCCTGCTCGACCTGCTGGAGTCGCTCGACACCGCGCGCCGGGAGTCGTTCATCCTCACGCAGGTCAAGGGCCTGTCCTACGAGGAGGCCGCGTCCATCGCGGGCTGCCCCATCGGAACGGTCCGCTCCCGGGTCAGCCGGGCCCGGCAGAACCTCACGCACCTGCTGAAGTCGGCGGAGGACGCCGCCTGA